A part of Muntiacus reevesi chromosome 12, mMunRee1.1, whole genome shotgun sequence genomic DNA contains:
- the KLF10 gene encoding Krueppel-like factor 10 — translation MLNFGGASLQQATEERMEMICERSKESVYSWNKTAEKSDFEAVEALMSMSCSWKSDFKKYIENRPVTPVSDTSEEENLLPGTPDFHTAIPAFCLTPPYSPSDFEPSQVSNLMAPAPPTGHFKSLSDTAKPHIAAVPFKEEKNPVPAPKLPKAQATSVIRHTADAQLCNHRSCPVKAASILNYQDNSFRRRTHLNPEAARKNIPCAAVSPNRSKRERDTEADVEEKPSPAALYDFSVPSSETVICRPQPAPVSPQQKSVLVSPPAVSAAGVPPMPVICQMVPLPANNPVVTTVVPSTPPSQPPAVCPPVVFMGTQVPKGAVMFVVPQPVVQNPKPPVVSPNGTRLSPIAPAPGFSPSSAKVTPQIDSSRIRSHICSHPGCGKTYFKSSHLKAHMRTHTGEKPFSCSWKGCERRFARSDELSRHRRTHTGEKKFACPMCDRRFMRSDHLTKHARRHLSAKKLPNWQMEVSKLNDITLPPTPAPTQ, via the exons ATGCTCAACTTCGGCGGCGCTTCTCTCCAGCAGGCTACG GAGGAAAGAATGGAAATGATCTGTGAAAGATCAAAAGAGAGTGTGTATTCCTGGAACAAAACTGCAGAGAAAAGTGACTTTGAAGCTGTAGAAGCACTTATGTCAATGAGCTGCAGTTGGAAGTctgattttaagaaatatattgaaAACAGACCCGTCACTCCAGTGTCTGATACTTCAGAGGAAGAGAATCTGCTTCCTGGTACACCTGATTTTCATACCGCAATCCCAGCATTT TGTTTGACTCCACCTTACAGTCCCTCTGACTTTGAACCTTCTCAAGTGTCAAATCTGATGGCACCAGCGCCACCTACTGGACACTTCAAATCATTGTCAGATACTGCCAAGCCTCACATTGCTGCTGTACCTTTCAAAGAGGAGAAGAACCCTGTACCTGCCCCCAAACTCCCCAAGGCTCAGGCAACCAGTGTGATTCGTCATACAGCTGATGCGCAGCTGTGTAACCACCGATCTTGCCCCGTGAAAGCAGCCAGCATCCTCAACTATCAGGACAATTCGTTTCGGAGAAGAACCCACCTAAACCCTGAGGCTGCAAGAAAAAACATACCTTGTGCCGCTGTGTCACCAAACAGGTCCAAACgtgagagagacacagaggcagATGTTGAAGAGAAACCAAGCCCCGCTGCACTTTATGACTTTTCCGTGCCTTCCTCGGAGACCGTCATCTGCCGGCCTCAGCCGGCCCCCGTGTCCCCACAGCAGAAGTCGGTCTTGGTCTCTCCACCCGCAGTGTCCGCGGCGGGAGTACCCCCTATGCCGGTCATCTGCCAGATGGTTCCCCTCCCTGCAAACAACCCCGTCGTGACGACCGTCGTCCCCAGCACGCCCCCCAGTCAGCCGCCAGCTGTCTGCCCACCTGTTGTATTCATGGGCACTCAGGTGCCCAAAGGCGCCGTCATGTTCGTTGTACCCCAGCCGGTGGTTCAGAACCCAAAGCCTCCGGTGGTGAGCCCGAATGGCACCAGACTCTCTCCCATTGCCCCTGCGCCTGGGTTTTCCCCTTCCTCAGCGAAAGTCACTCCTCAGATTGACTCATCCAGGATAAGAAGTCACATCTGTAGCCACCCAGGGTGCGGCAAGACCTACTTTAAAAGTTCTCATCTGAAGGCCCACATGAGAACGCATACAG GAGAAAAACCTTTTAGCTGTAGCTGGAAAGGTTGTGAAAGGAGGTTTGCCCGTTCAGATGAACTGTCCAGACACCGACGAACCCACACAGGTGAGAAGAAGTTCGCCTGTCCCATGTGTGACCGGCGGTTCATGAGGAGCGACCATTTGACCAAACACGCCCGTCGCCACCTGTCAGCCAAGAAGCTACCAAACTGGCAGATGGAAGTGAGCAAGTTAAATGACATTACCCTACCTCCAACCCCAGCTCCCACGCAGTAA